GGGTGCAACCTCGGTGTGCAGCACGCGCGCACGGAGCTGGTCTGCTTCCTCAACGCCGACGTCGAGGTGCGGGACGGCTGGCTGGAGCCGCTTTTGTCCTTTTTGGACGATCGCCCGGAGGTGGGTGCGGTCGCCCCGGTCATGCTGAACCCGGACGGCTCCGTGCAGGAGTCCGGCAGCCTGATCGGCGGCGACGGGTGGTGCCGTGCGTGGGAGGACGCCTCGTTCCCGCGCGAGGTGGACTACGCGTCGGCGGCCTGCCTCGTCGTGCGCCGCAAGGCCTTCTACCAGGCGGGCGGCTTCTCCCCGGAGTACGAGATCGCCTACTTCGAGGACGTCGACCTGCAGCTGGCGCTGCGTGCGCGCGGCTGGCAGACCTGGGTCGTCCCACAGTCCACTGTGGAGCACGCGCGGCACGGCAGCAGCTCGTCGGAGCGCGCCACCGAGCTGATGCGGCTCAACCACGGGGTTTTCCAGCGCCGTTGGGCCGACGAGCTGGCCAAGCGCCCGGCCGTCACCTCGCTCGACGAGTGGCCGCACCGCGCGCTCTGGCTCCGCGACCGCAATGCGCCCTACCGCGTGCTGCTCATCGACGACCGTGTCCCGCAAGCGGATCGCGGTCGTGGGGACCCGCGCACGGCCGCGGTGGTGGACGCGTGGATCGAGGCGCACCCCAACGCTCGCGTCACGTTCTTCGCGGTCTCGCCGGAGCGGGTCGAGGAGTACGCGCCGCGGTGGCAGGCCAAGGGCGTCGAGATCGTCCACGGCGTCACCGAACTCGAAGCCTGGTCGCGCTCCCGGGCGGGCCTCTACGACGTGATCGTGGCGTTCCGCCCGCACAACTACGCGAACTACGGCGTGCCGATCGCGCGCAGTCAGCCGCAGGCGATCCGCGTCTACGACTCCGAAGCCCTGTTCCACCGCCGTCCCGAGCAGCACTTCGAGCACTCGGTGGACTCGGCGGAGCGCCGTCGCCACGCCATCGAGGCGGCGCGGTTGCGCGAGGAGGAGCAGAGCGCCTTCCGCTGGGCCGACGTCGCGGTGTGCGTGAGCGAGGAGGAGGCGGAGTGGGCGCGCCGGGTCGCTCCGGAGACGCCGGCGCACGTGGCCTGCTACCCGATCGTCACGCCCGACGAGGTGCCCGGGATCGAGGGGCGCGAGGGGATCGTGTTCTTCGGCGGCTTCGACAACACCCCGCGCACGCCCAACGAGTTCGCGGTGCTGGAGCTGGCCGACGAGGTGCTGCCCAGCCTGCGCGAGCGGCACCCCGGGCTGACGCTGCGCGTGGTCGGCGCGGACCCCTCGCCGGCGGTGCTGGCCCTGCACGGCGGGCTGAACGAGGTCGTCGGCCGGGTGCCCGATCCGCGGCCGTGGCTCAGCTCCGCGCGGCTGCACGTGGTGCCGATGCGCTTCGGGGCCGGAGTGAAGATCAAGTTCGTCGACTCGATGTCGGCGGGCCTGCCGTTCATCACCACGCCGGTCGGCGCGGAGGGCCTGCACCTCGGTGCGTACGCCCGCTATCTCGTGGGCGAATCACCCGCGGAAATGGTGGAGTTGTGCGATCGCATGCTCCGCGACGACGCGCTGTGGGCCGATGTGCAGCAAGAAATGTTGCGGATCTGCCGGGAACGCTTCTCCGCAGAAGGATTCCGCCGCAGCATGGCAAAGGTGCTCGTCGACTGCGGAATCGCCTGACGCGGTCCCGCCCGCATGGTGCGGGCGGGACCGGGAATTCAGAACTCAGCCGGTCGGGCCGATGACCGGGGAGATCGTCGGGGTCTCGGCGACACCCGCGGTGTAGGGCAGGCGGATCACGTCGGCGTTCGCCGAGGGCAGCGTGAAGGACACCTCGTCGGTGGGCGTGACCGGAGCGCCGTCCTTCGGGATGTCCACGATGAGCGTCGCGGTGTCGATGCCCCTGACGTCGATGACCTGCGCGCGGTCGGCGTCCTTGACCTTGGGCGTCACCGGGATCGGCTTGCCGTCCTTGTAGAAGGTCAGCTCGCCGGGAAGGCCCTTGAGCTGGCAGTGCACCCCGTCCTTGGCCTTGAACTCGACGACCAGCTGCCGGAAGAGCGGGTCCTGGCCCTGCTGACCGTCGCCCGCGGTCGCGGTCAGCTCGGACGCGGTGCACGGCGCGGGGGTCCCGGCGTTGGCGACACCGGTGGTGGCGACGGCGAGGCCACCGAAAGCGACAGCGGCTGCGGTGATTCCACGGACAACGGTGTTGCGGTTCATGCCGAATCTCTCCTCGTGGTGGCGGCGAATGTCTCCCTCTCGGTTCTACCCGGAATTCGTGCCGGTAGTGCCTTTGGGAGCCGATTTGATGAACTCTCGAAAAGAGCCCAACCACATGCCCGTTCCTGGCGTCCAAGGGTCCTCGTTTGGCAATTCCAGGATTCGGGCCAGGCCGAGGTGGTGGGCGAACCACCTGTGGAAATGGTAGATGTGTGCGTCGGCATGCTCCGTGTCGACGGAGTCGTCCAGGAAGGTAACTCCGCGAATGGCCACCATCCGCCGCCGCGCCGCCTTCGGGCTCGCCGCAGCCGCCGTGCTCGGCCCCACCGCCGCTTCGGCCTCGGCCGAACCCGCGGAAGCCGGTGAGACGCCTGAAGACGTGACTCCGTCGACAGCGGCCCGGGCCCGCGCCAGGATCGCCTCGGTCTACCGGAGGGAGACGCGCCGGGCGCGCGGCACCTGGTCGGCGTTCGTCAGCATCGTCGACCCGGACGGCCGGGTGATCCCCGCCGTCGACGACAACGCCGACGCGGTGGTCAACGCGCAGAGCGTCAACAAGATCGCCATCGCCGTCGCCGTGCTGGACAGGGTCGACCGCGGGCTGATCAAGCTGGACCAGAAGGTCGAGCTCACGCCGGAGATCATCATCAAGGACGGCGACGGGATCTTCCGGCTGCACAAGGTCTACGGCGACCAGATCACCGTCGCCGCCGCGCTCGCCGCCCTGCTGCTGGTCTCCGACGACACCGCCGTCCGGCTGTGCGGGCTGGTGTGCCCGGCGCTGGAGCTCAACAAGATCCTGCGCGCCAAGGGTTTCGTGCACACCCAGGTCATCCCGGTCGCCAACCCGAACCGGTTCTTCCTCGGCAAGACCACCGCGCGGGAGACGCACTCGCTGCTGGAGCGGCTCGTCGCCGGGAAGCTCGTGTCCGCCGACTCCACGGCGTTCATCCTGGACGTGCTGCGCTCCAAGGACGGCTACATCGACGGCATCCGCAGCAACATGTCCACCGCGGAGCGCGAGCGCGTCGCCACCAAGGCCGGATGGCTCAACTCCGATCGGCACGAGGCGGGCGTGATCTTCGACGGCGACGCCAAGCCGATGCTGACCTACGCGGTGTTCGCGGGCGGCGCGTTCACCGGGGACGCGGCGACCAACAACGCCAACTTCGGTGGCACCCACCCGGCGCTCGAAGCCCGTGCCCGCATGGGCCGCGCCATGCTCGACGCGGTCTCCAAGCTGCACAGCGGCTCCGCCCGCAGCTACCGCACGCGTGCCTACCGCCCGGTCGACGGCGGCTGATCAGTCCAACGGAGGCTCGGGGCGCGGCGGCAGGTCCAGCCGTCGCGCCACCTCCGCCCGGTGGCGGAGCGCCGCAGCGAGGAACAGGTTCTCCGCGCCCGCGGTCACCGCACGGGTGGACTCCGGCAGCCGGGTCAGCTCGTAGAGCGGCTTCACCCTGCGGTCGGCCATCGCCAGCTCCAGCAGCCGCTCGCGCACCTCGCCGGTGATGCGGCCGGAATCCCGCAGCAGCAACACCGTCGCGAACTGCGCGAGCCGGGTCAGCTCGTACTCCGCGACCGCGTCCAGCCGCGCGCGCTGCTCGTCGGTGAGCGGATCGCCCAGCCCCACGGCGGCCATCGCCAGCTTCGACAGCGGCGGCAGGCCCTCGTCGAGGTCGTCCTCGCGGTGACCGGTGATCGCGTCGCCGTGCTGGCGGTAGGAGTACAGCGGCCGGTCCACGAACGCGATCCGCCCGGTGCCGAGCGCCATCACGGCCATCCAGTGGTCGTGGAACACCGAGATCGTTCCGGGCGGGAACGGCAGCACCTGCTCCCGCACGAAGTCCCCGCGCGCCAGGCACGCGCCCCCGGTCACCGTGTTGAGCTGGGCGAGCGCGAGCAGGTCCTCGCACTGGTTGCGCCTGCGCTGCCAGAACGAGTCCGCGAGGTGCCTGCCGTCGTGGTCGACCAGACGCATGTCGGAGTACGCCAGCTGGACCTGGGGATCGGCCAGCTCAGCGAGCAGGGTCTCGATCTTGTCGGGGTCCCAGACGTCGTCTTGGTCGCTCAGCGCCACCGCGTCAGCGTCGGCGGGGACGAGCCGCAGCGCCCGCTCGAAGTTGCGGTAGAAGCCGACGTTGTCCTCGTTCTCCACGAACACGAAACGCGTGTCGCCGCCGACCAGCTCGCGGATGAGCTTGCGGGCGGGCTCCGGCGAGGCGTCGTCGCAGAGCACGCACACCCAGTTCCTGTGCGTCTGCGCGCGGATCGAGTCGAGCTGCTGCTCCAGGTACTCCCGGCTGGGCGAGTAGGTCGCCATGCAGATCGCGACCTTCGGGCCGGAGCCCGGCCAGCTCACGTCCAGTGGCTTCGCGCCGGTGCCGGGCAGCACGGTGAACTCGGGCAGCTGGCGCTCCAGGACCGTGCCGTCGACCAGCTCCACCCGCAGCGCGAGGTCGACGCGTTGCTCCGCCGGGACCGCGCGGACCGGGACGCGGACTCGCATGCCACTGCCGTCCGGAACGCGCAAACCCAAGGGGGACAAGGCCGCCACCACGTCGGGGCGCGGGTAGCCGAGGCTCACCGGGTGCTCGCGGCCCTGCGAGACCATCCACGCGGCGCGCAGCGGCAGGTCGGCGTGGAACACCCAGCCGGTGAACTCCACGACCTGCCCGAGGCCGACGTGCACGGGCTCGTCCGGTAGTTCCACGTGGAACCGGAGCGCCCCCTCGCGGGCCGCGCCGGAGCGGTGCCGGGCGACCGCACCGACCACCGCGGCCAGGCCCGGAGCGTGCTTGGCGACCTTGCGCAGCACCGCGTCCGGTTCCTCACCGGCTCGGCCCAGCACCAGGTCGCGGGCGCCGCGCAGGGCCCGAGCGGTCGGCCAGAAGCGCCGGTGCCCGAGCTTGACCAGCTTCGACGCTTCAAGGCGGTCCAGCCGGGCTCGCGTCTGGTTGAGCCGCGCGGCCATGCCGTCGAGCTCCGCCCGCAGCGCGGCCTCCGCCTGGCGAGCCTGCTGCGCCTCGGCCCGCGCGCGGGTCTCCTGCTGCGCGGAGGCGGCCAGCTCGCGCATGGCCATGCCCATCCTGCGGTCGAGCTTGGCCACCTCGGCCTTGGCGACTTCGAGGTTGTGCCGCAGCTGCTCGGCTTCCTCGGTCCGCACGGCGAGGGCCTCCTCGGCCCGCTGCGCCTCGACGCGGGTGGTGTGCAGCAGCTGCTCGAACTCGCCGCGCTCCGCCTCGATCGCGGCCAGGTGCTCGCCGATCTGGGTCTCCAGCCCGGCGGCCCGCTCGCGCAGCGCGGTCAACCCGCCGACGGCATCCCAGAGCGGCGGCAGGACCAGTGCCTCGGCCTCGCTGCGGATCGCGTCCGCGGTGGTGGCGGCTGCCTTGCCGGTCACCAGCTCCTGGAAGACCGACTCCGCCTCGACCAGCTCGTCCCAGCGGCTCTCCGCCGCCGCGCGCAGCCCGATCGGCTCGCAGAGCTGCAGCAACAGGCCGCGCAGGGTGATCGCGTCCTGCCAGGGGTGCGCGGCGCGGCTGGTGACCACCTCGCGGCAGAACTCCAGCAGCGCGCGCAGCTCGGCCAGTTCGGCGTCGACCCCGGAGCCCGCGAGCCACTCGCGGTCCACGCGCACGGTCGCCCCGTCCGGCAGCACCAGGATGTTGCCCGGGTGGATGTCCAGGTGATCGGGCGGCAGCACCGGCACACCCGGCCGCCCGGGGAGGAACGGGTGCAGCAGGTCGTCCTCGGCCGGCGGACGCGCGCCCGCGCGGCAGACCTCGCGCCACAACCGCAGCAGCCGTTCGAGTTCCTGCTGGTCACCGTTGTGCAGCGCGTCCAGCAGGTACGCGTCCAGCGGGCGCCCGGGGAGCAGTGGCTCCTGGGCGAGGACCTGGTGGCGGAGCCAGCCGTCAGCGGCTTCCCTCGCGCCACCAAGGGTCTCCAGCTGGAACTGCGGGGAGAGCACCCGCGAGCGCCGGTAGGCCGCGCGTCGCGAGTTGTTGACCATCCAGCCGATCTGGTCCTGAGTGTGCGCGCGGATCGCGTCCGCCGACCGCGCGGCGACGATCAGGAAGCACGGCGCGGTGCTCAGACCCAGGCCCTCGCCCACGAGAACCCGTTGCAGCGCACGGCCGGAGACCACCGCGTCGTTGCCGCCGAACGCGCCCTGCAGGGGATCGCGGACGAGCTTGTCGATCAGGACCGGAGCGTCCAGGCGGTTGAAGATCCGGCCGTCCAGCACGACCTTGGGAAGCTTGTAGTCGGGGTAGGGGACCAGCCAGCGCTGCGCGCTCAAGCCGTGCTCGGCGAGCATCGCGGCCAGCGTCTTGGCGCCCCAGGTGCGCGGGCTGCGCCTGCCGACGGGGTAGTCCGCCAGGCCGACCCACGGGGTGCTGTGGTGGTCCTCGTGCCGCCCGGCGAGGTAGCCCAGCCCCAGCTGGTTCTCGATCGCCAGCACCAGCACGCCGTCCTCGGCGAGCGCGCCGACCGCGCTGCGCAGGGTGTTCGCCGGGCCGTCCGGATCGCCCGCGGTGTGCTCCAGCAGGCCGCACAGCAGCACCAGGTCGAACGGGTCGCGCCCGGCAAGGCCCTGCTCGACCCGGCCGGTGACGATCTCCACGGTGGCCAGGTCGCGGCAGCGCACCCGCGCCGCCTCGGCCCGGCTCGGCACGCCCTCGACGCCGAGCACGTGGGCCCCGGCCTCGGCCAGTCCCCTGGCCAGCACACCGCTGCCGCACCCGAGGTCCGCGGCGCGCAGGCCCTCGCGCAGCCGCAGCGGGGCCAGCAATCCCTGGCGCTGCGGGGAGAAGTGGTAGTTCAGCTCCCACCCGACGGCCTGCGCGGCCAGCTCGTCGGAGCCGGAGGAGACGTCCCGGGCGGCGCGCAACGCCGACAGCACCGAGTCCTCGGCGCCGTCGGCGTAGCGAACCTCGTCGTCGCGCTCCGCCATTACGCCGGCGGGTACTGCTTGAGCTGGCGCTCGATCAGCGCCTTGAACGCGGTCTCCGCGGCAGCGGCGTCCGAGCCGAACGCCTCGACCCTGATGACCGACGAGCCCGCCTTGTAGTGCGCCCGGTAGGTGGCGCCGCCCGCGTCGGTCTTGACCCGCGCCTTGACCGCCTCGGGCGTTCCCGCGCCGGTGTAGGGCTGGAACCCGGCGTTCACGTACATCTTGTCGATCTCGTCGAGGACCTTCTGCACGGCGTCGGCGCCCGCCTTGAACTCCCAGAGGCCGAGCTTCACGCCCTTGTCGTCGGTGCCGTAGCCCAGCACCTCGGTGGCACCGGCCTCCTTGAGCACCTTGACCTCGTCCGGGGTGGGCACGTTCGCCGTCACCGCGGAGTCGATGCCGTGCGTCATGTTCGCCCGCAGCTCGCCGTCGAGGTCGACGAACTGGCCGCCCTTCGGCTTCGGCTTGGGCGGGGGAGTCGTCGTGGTGGGGGCGGGCGGCGGTGCGGAGGACGACGCGGCGGGCGGGGTATCGCCACCGCTGCCGCTGGTGAAGTACCAGATCGCCAGGCCGCCACCGGCCAGCAGCAGCACCACGGCCACGATCGCCACGATCTTGCCGACCTTGGAGCCGCTGTTGCTCTCGAACACCTCGGGGCCCTGCCGCGGCCAGGCCGACGTTGAGCCGAAGTCCGGCGGCAGGTCGTTGCTCGCCCACGGCGGGGTGGAGCCGTGCGGCTGCTGCTGCGGGTAGGGCTGGTGCTGCGGGTGGGCCGGCCACGGGCTGCCCGTCTGCTGCTGTCCGGGGAAGGGCTGCTGCTGCGGCTGGTAGAGCGGCTGACCGGCGCCGGGGACGACCTGGGTCCGGTCGGCGTCACCCGCGTTGTGCTGGGTGGAGACCACCTGCGTGCGGTCGGCGTTGTCCCCGACCGGCGCCACGACCTGGGTGGCGTCGCTGCTCGGGGCCACGACCTGGGTCGCGTCCGCTGGCGGCTCCTCGGCCTTGGGGGCCTGCTCCGCAGGGGCCTCGGGCGTTTCCTCCGCCTTGGGCTCGGCCTTGGGCTCGGGCTCGGGCGTGTCGTCCCTGACCGGCTGGATGATCTGCGTGGTCTCGGTCTCCGCCGGTGCGGAGTTCTCCCACCGGAACGGGGGAGGGAAGGGGCCGTCGCCGCTGCTCGGTTCCGGCTGCTTCGGCGTCGGACCCGCCGCCGAAGCCTGGGCGAGCAGGTGGTCCCGGCGCTGGCGGTACTGGTCGGCCGAGATGTTGCCGGCCGCCAGTTCGGCGTCAAGGCTGCGCAGCTCTTCCTGCCAGCTCACAGGCACCCCCTAGTGGTGTCGTCCCGTAGTTGGGCTAATTCTGCCGAAGGGGAACTGGGTCCCTCATCCGGCTCCGTCAGGCGCCCCGCACCGTGGGCAACCGGTACAGCACGCCACCCGAACCGACGACGACCGAGGCGCCCGCGATCCCCGGGATCGCCACCGCCCGCCAGCCGAGCCGGGCCTGTCTGGTCTGGAGCGCGCCCTGCACATCGGGGCGCGGCATGCCGACGGCGCCACCACCCTGCACGATTCCGGCGCCATCCACCACAAGAACACAGTCGACCGGCCTGCCGTCGACCATGGCCCAGCCAGAGATCTTGGCATCCCCGGTGACGGGCCCGGAATCGACCGCCCCCGTGCTGAGTTCGCGCAGCGCACCGACCTTGGCGCCCAGCCTGGTGCCGCAGCCGATGCCGAACGCGTCGTTGAAGGGGTAGCTGCGCATGCCCTTGAGGCGGCTCACCACGGCTGGAGTGGACCCGAGCTCCGTGATCGTCTTGTTGGCACCGACGTGCATGGCGACTTCAAGGACGCGCTGGTCGAAGTACAGGGCGCGCACTGCCGTCGCGAGATGGGTACCGAGCGCGTAGGTCGCCACGCACACCACGAGCGAGCAGGCGAGCACGGGCAGACCCGGCTTGTACACCGCGAGCAGCACGAGGACCGCGGCCGTTGCCAGCACCGGTGCCAGGGCGAACCGCCCGGCCAGCGCCACTTCCACACCGGAGCCGACGCGGGTGATCGCGATCATCACACCGATCAGCACGCCCCAGAGGCCGAGGCCGATCCACGCCGCGGTCTCGGCGTCCCGGCGCTTCAGCGCCACGGCGATCAGGCAGAACAGCAGCACTCCGATCACCGCGCCCGCCACGACCGCGAAGTCGGCGTGCTTGTACGCCCACTGCTGCCCGAGCGTCCCCGTGAGCACCGACAGGTAGTTCTCCGGGCCGAGCGGGTGCGGCGATTGCAACGAATCGGTCTCGAACGTCAGCGCCCACGCGCCGCCCGCGACCACCAGCACCACCAACGGCGCGACGATCTGCCACAGCGCGTCCCGGCGCAGCCACGCGATGAGCGCGATCACCGGCCACAGCGCGAACCCGGCTCCGAAGCACGCGCAGGCGACCGCGACGGCGATCATCGCTCGCACGGTCTGGCCGCGGTGCGCGTAGAGCAGCGCCAGGACCCCGGGCACGGCCATGAGCAGCCAGGTGGCTCCGGTGACCCCGACGCCGTACAGCTCCAGTTCGCGGGAACCGAAGAGCAGGAACGAGAACGCCGCCGTCAGCGCGAACCGGTTCGTCGTGGAGAGGTCCCTCGGCAGCATTCGGTGCAGCACAACGAGCACGACCAGCGACAACACCACGGTCAGCAGGCCGAGTGCGTGGTTGTTGCCGCCCAGGTACCGCGCCTCCGCCCAGAACACCAGGCGCGGGATGAAGGTCGGGTGCCCGTTGTGCTGCTTCAGCAGGCCTGCCGGGTCGAGGCTGCCATCGGGATGCGTCGCGCCCTCGACGAACCACCAGTAGTCGGCGAAGTTCAGCCGGGGTGAGCGCAGCACTTCGAAGATCGTCACCAGCACCGGCAGCACGGCGACCGCGGACAGCACGGCCGCGGCACGCTTGTCACTCACCCTCGGTTCCCCCTCGTGAATCCCACGGCCAGCGCGACGTCGGCGACCGTATGGCACAACCGCAACAGCAACGCCACCGAGGCGGCCGCGGGCCCACCGGCCAGCGGTGCCAGGGCCGCGACCAGCACCGCCTCCCTGGCGCCGAGCCCGGCAGGGGCGACGATCACCACCAGCCCGACCGCCCACGCCACCGCGAAGGCGCCCGTGCAGGTCACCGCCACGCCGAGCATGTCGTTCGCCGGGACCAACGGCGTTACCAGCACGAATGCGCTCAGCCCGTAGGCGGCCCACGCGGGCGCCATCCACGCCAGCGCCGCCCCCACGCTCGACCACGTCATCGGCAGCCGCTCCGGGGCACCGAGCCTGGCGGGCATGGCCGCGACGAGCCTCGTGAGGACCTCGGGGTGCAGCAGCGCCACCGCGGGCACCGCGATGAGCAGGCTCAGGTCCGCGTAGCCGGGCAGCAGAACCGCGCCGACAACCACACCGCTCACCAGGTGCACGGCCAGGAACCGCGCTCCGACGCCGAGCGTGACCGCCGCGGGGACCCCGTGGCGTGCGGCGAAGCGGACCTGGGCGACGTAGGGCCACACCAGCCCCGGCAGGTACTTGCCGACCTGTGCGGGGAAGAACACCCGACATGTGTCCACAATGGACAGACGGTGTCCGAACGAGCCCAGCCCGGCCGCCCACATCCGCGAGGTGGCGAGCAACCCGAGCGCGGCGAGCAGCGTCGCGACCACCGCACGCACCCAACCGATCCGTTCGAAGCCCGCGAGGACCTCGGGAACGCGGTCGCGAAAGCCGATGGCGGCGGCGACCACGGCCAGCACCACGAACAGGATCTGCGGCAGGGCTTTGCGCATCAGCGCGGCGCTCCGGCCGCCACCCGCCGCAGAACGTCCTTTGTGGACACATCGGCCACGCTAGCGGTCCGGCCCAGGGGTGGTGCGATCGACGACATACCGCTCCACTTCCTCGCTCTGCAGCGTTCGCGCCAGCACCAGCTCGGCGATCAGCCCGAGCCCGACCAGCTGAACGGCCAGGATCTCCAGCAACACGCCGAGGGTGAGCAGCGGACGGGTCCCGATCGACTGGTCGGTGAAGACCCAGACCCCGGTCAGGTACAGCAGGATCATGGTCCCCACCAGCCCGGACAGCGCGCCCAGCCCACCGAAGAGGTGGCCCGGCCTGCGCCCGTACCTGGTCAGCGCCACCACGGTGAGCAGATCGAGGGCACCGCGCAGGTAGCGCTCGAAGCCGTACTTGGACCGGCCGTGCTCGCGCGCCCGGTGGTGCACGGGTTCCTCACCGACCCGGAACCCCATCGCGTGCGCGAGCGCGGGCACGTACCGGTGCAGCTCGCCGTGGATGGGGATCGTGGTGAACACCTCACGGCGCCCGGCCTTCAGCCCGCAGTTGTGGTCCCGCAGCCGGAGCCCGGTCACCCAGCCCGTGACCGCGTTGAAGAACTTGGACGGCAGCCGCTTCGACAACGGGTCCTTGCGGTCCTTCTTGTGCCCGCTGACCAGGTCCGTTCCGTCATCGAGGCGGGCGAGGAGCCGCGGCACCTCCGCCGGGTCGTCCTGGAGGTCCGCGTCCATCGTCACCAGCAGATCGCCCCTGGCTTCCCGGATCGCCACCGCGAGCGCCGCCGCCTTGCCCATGTTGCAGCGCAGGCGCGTCGCGCGGACCCGGTCATCCGCCGCGGCCAGGTCCGACATGACCTGCCAGCTCTTGTCCGTGCTGCCGTCGTCGACGAACACGACCTCCCAGTCGAACCGGGGGTCGAGGCTCTCGTGCAGCTGGCGGACGAGTTCGGTGATGGTGTCCTGTTCATCCTTGGCGGGGACGAGGACGGACAGGGTCGGCACGCGGAGGATTCTGCACGTTAACCCCGCTCCCGGCGCGCGTACCCTGGAAGGGTGACCGCGACCCATGCCGTCTTCACCGACCGGACCATCCAGCCGCCGTTCCCCGAAGGACTGCACACGGCCGTCTTCGGCATGGGCTGCTTCTGGGGCGCCGAGCGGCTGTTCTGGCAGACCCCCGGCGTCTGGTCCACCGCCGTCGGCTACGCGGGTGGCCGCACCGACTCGCCGACCTACGAGCAGGTGTGCGCCGGCATCACCGGCCACGCCGAGGTCGTGCTCGTCGTGTTCGACCCCGCCAAGGTCTCCTACGAGACGCTGCTCCGCGTCTTCTGGGAGGGCCACGACCCCACCCAGGGCATGCGCCAGGGCAACGACATCGGCACCCAGTACCGCTCCGCCGTCTACTACACCTCCGACGCGCAGCGCGCCCTCGTCGAGGCCAGCCGCGAGGAGTACCAGAAGTCGCTGAGCGCGGCGGGCTACGGCCAGATCACCACCGAGATCGCCCCGCTGCGCGAGTTCCACTACGCGGAGGACTACCACCAGCAGTACCTCTCCGAGGCGAAGAACCCGAACGGCTACTGCGGCCTCGGCGGCACCGGCGTCTCCTGCCCGGTCGGCCTCGGCGTCAGCGAGTAGCCCGCTTCGCGTTTCCCCGGAAGTGAGTTGGCGGTCCGACCCCCGCGCGTGAGAATCGTTCGCATGGCCAAGGTCGACTTCTTCGCTGACATCGTCGAGACGCGCACGGTGCTCGGTGTCGACGAGAACCTGGGCCCGGATCTCGCCTCCGAGGTGCTCGGTTCGAAGTGCGGCGAGAACGCCTTCGACCCCAACTTCTGGCGCGACTACGGCTTTCTGGAGATCTTCTGGACCAAGCGCCCGCACGGCCGTGGCTACGCGGGCCACCACTTCACGTTCCAGGCGCACCGCCTCGGCGCTCTCCCGGCTCGTTTCGTCAGCAAGGCCATCCGTGCGCGCCACGGGCTGACGCCGTTCAAACG
The window above is part of the Allokutzneria albata genome. Proteins encoded here:
- a CDS encoding lysylphosphatidylglycerol synthase domain-containing protein, with product MRKALPQILFVVLAVVAAAIGFRDRVPEVLAGFERIGWVRAVVATLLAALGLLATSRMWAAGLGSFGHRLSIVDTCRVFFPAQVGKYLPGLVWPYVAQVRFAARHGVPAAVTLGVGARFLAVHLVSGVVVGAVLLPGYADLSLLIAVPAVALLHPEVLTRLVAAMPARLGAPERLPMTWSSVGAALAWMAPAWAAYGLSAFVLVTPLVPANDMLGVAVTCTGAFAVAWAVGLVVIVAPAGLGAREAVLVAALAPLAGGPAAASVALLLRLCHTVADVALAVGFTRGNRG
- a CDS encoding glycosyltransferase — translated: MAERDDEVRYADGAEDSVLSALRAARDVSSGSDELAAQAVGWELNYHFSPQRQGLLAPLRLREGLRAADLGCGSGVLARGLAEAGAHVLGVEGVPSRAEAARVRCRDLATVEIVTGRVEQGLAGRDPFDLVLLCGLLEHTAGDPDGPANTLRSAVGALAEDGVLVLAIENQLGLGYLAGRHEDHHSTPWVGLADYPVGRRSPRTWGAKTLAAMLAEHGLSAQRWLVPYPDYKLPKVVLDGRIFNRLDAPVLIDKLVRDPLQGAFGGNDAVVSGRALQRVLVGEGLGLSTAPCFLIVAARSADAIRAHTQDQIGWMVNNSRRAAYRRSRVLSPQFQLETLGGAREAADGWLRHQVLAQEPLLPGRPLDAYLLDALHNGDQQELERLLRLWREVCRAGARPPAEDDLLHPFLPGRPGVPVLPPDHLDIHPGNILVLPDGATVRVDREWLAGSGVDAELAELRALLEFCREVVTSRAAHPWQDAITLRGLLLQLCEPIGLRAAAESRWDELVEAESVFQELVTGKAAATTADAIRSEAEALVLPPLWDAVGGLTALRERAAGLETQIGEHLAAIEAERGEFEQLLHTTRVEAQRAEEALAVRTEEAEQLRHNLEVAKAEVAKLDRRMGMAMRELAASAQQETRARAEAQQARQAEAALRAELDGMAARLNQTRARLDRLEASKLVKLGHRRFWPTARALRGARDLVLGRAGEEPDAVLRKVAKHAPGLAAVVGAVARHRSGAAREGALRFHVELPDEPVHVGLGQVVEFTGWVFHADLPLRAAWMVSQGREHPVSLGYPRPDVVAALSPLGLRVPDGSGMRVRVPVRAVPAEQRVDLALRVELVDGTVLERQLPEFTVLPGTGAKPLDVSWPGSGPKVAICMATYSPSREYLEQQLDSIRAQTHRNWVCVLCDDASPEPARKLIRELVGGDTRFVFVENEDNVGFYRNFERALRLVPADADAVALSDQDDVWDPDKIETLLAELADPQVQLAYSDMRLVDHDGRHLADSFWQRRRNQCEDLLALAQLNTVTGGACLARGDFVREQVLPFPPGTISVFHDHWMAVMALGTGRIAFVDRPLYSYRQHGDAITGHREDDLDEGLPPLSKLAMAAVGLGDPLTDEQRARLDAVAEYELTRLAQFATVLLLRDSGRITGEVRERLLELAMADRRVKPLYELTRLPESTRAVTAGAENLFLAAALRHRAEVARRLDLPPRPEPPLD
- a CDS encoding glycosyltransferase family 2 protein, giving the protein MPTLSVLVPAKDEQDTITELVRQLHESLDPRFDWEVVFVDDGSTDKSWQVMSDLAAADDRVRATRLRCNMGKAAALAVAIREARGDLLVTMDADLQDDPAEVPRLLARLDDGTDLVSGHKKDRKDPLSKRLPSKFFNAVTGWVTGLRLRDHNCGLKAGRREVFTTIPIHGELHRYVPALAHAMGFRVGEEPVHHRAREHGRSKYGFERYLRGALDLLTVVALTRYGRRPGHLFGGLGALSGLVGTMILLYLTGVWVFTDQSIGTRPLLTLGVLLEILAVQLVGLGLIAELVLARTLQSEEVERYVVDRTTPGPDR
- a CDS encoding serine hydrolase; its protein translation is MATIRRRAAFGLAAAAVLGPTAASASAEPAEAGETPEDVTPSTAARARARIASVYRRETRRARGTWSAFVSIVDPDGRVIPAVDDNADAVVNAQSVNKIAIAVAVLDRVDRGLIKLDQKVELTPEIIIKDGDGIFRLHKVYGDQITVAAALAALLLVSDDTAVRLCGLVCPALELNKILRAKGFVHTQVIPVANPNRFFLGKTTARETHSLLERLVAGKLVSADSTAFILDVLRSKDGYIDGIRSNMSTAERERVATKAGWLNSDRHEAGVIFDGDAKPMLTYAVFAGGAFTGDAATNNANFGGTHPALEARARMGRAMLDAVSKLHSGSARSYRTRAYRPVDGG
- a CDS encoding glycosyltransferase is translated as MTPRLTFVLVSYGGRDLVVTCLKTLAAHTPAPYDVIVVDSASPDGTGEWLAANLAGELLAGSTHRLRVTVHQMSENLGFGAGCNLGVQHARTELVCFLNADVEVRDGWLEPLLSFLDDRPEVGAVAPVMLNPDGSVQESGSLIGGDGWCRAWEDASFPREVDYASAACLVVRRKAFYQAGGFSPEYEIAYFEDVDLQLALRARGWQTWVVPQSTVEHARHGSSSSERATELMRLNHGVFQRRWADELAKRPAVTSLDEWPHRALWLRDRNAPYRVLLIDDRVPQADRGRGDPRTAAVVDAWIEAHPNARVTFFAVSPERVEEYAPRWQAKGVEIVHGVTELEAWSRSRAGLYDVIVAFRPHNYANYGVPIARSQPQAIRVYDSEALFHRRPEQHFEHSVDSAERRRHAIEAARLREEEQSAFRWADVAVCVSEEEAEWARRVAPETPAHVACYPIVTPDEVPGIEGREGIVFFGGFDNTPRTPNEFAVLELADEVLPSLRERHPGLTLRVVGADPSPAVLALHGGLNEVVGRVPDPRPWLSSARLHVVPMRFGAGVKIKFVDSMSAGLPFITTPVGAEGLHLGAYARYLVGESPAEMVELCDRMLRDDALWADVQQEMLRICRERFSAEGFRRSMAKVLVDCGIA